Genomic segment of bacterium:
AGGAATAATATTTCGCAATCCTCAGCATAAAACATTACAGCAGGATTCGGCTTCATGATTGAGGTATTTGTATCGGGGCTGGCGTACGATACGCTTTCCAATGCTCCGGTCGTTCTTTTGAAAGAACGGACGGGAAACCGTTTTCTGACTATCTGGATCGGACCGAGCGAGGCAGGCGCCATTGCCCTTGAGCTTTCCGGTGTCTCGTACAAGAGGCCTTTGACGCATGATCTTCTTAAGTCGGTCTTGAACGGGCTTGATGCAATAGTTCAGAAAGTTGTCGTGAGCTCGTTGAAAGACAACACATTTTATGCAAAATTTTATATCAAGGCTTCCGAAAACGCTATAATCGAGATCGATGCGAGACCATCCGATTCAATCGCTATGGCGCTGAAAATGAAAGCTCCAATCTATATTTCGGAAGAACTCGATGAGTCGATGATCGAGCTTTCGCCGAATGCCGAAGACCCCGATGATGAGGCTGATACATTTTTACCGCTCGATTTGAAAAAACGTCTCAGGAATATCAATCCTGAGGATTTCGGTGACTTCAACCTGTGATTGTTGTTCATATGCTCAAATTTTACGCCAGAAAAGCGATGTGCACGGTGATTGCCTTGACCCTGATCCTGGTGGCCGGGGGCAATGCCGGAGCCGATAACGGTACTGCCGAAGCACTTTTCAGACGCGGGCTCGTGAGATTCAATCAGGGGAAGTATGTTTCCGCTCGTCTCGATTTTTCCGAAATTGTGGAAAAATACAAAACATCCCCCCGTATCACTCATTCCTACATGCTTCTTTCCAAGACATATTACAATATTGGCGATTTCGACCAGGCGGTCTCGGTCGCTTCTGACCTGAAACGTCTGTACCCGAAAAGCGGGTATGCCGAGTGGACCGATTATATTATCAGCGCTTGTTATTTCCGTCAGAACAAGCTGCAGGAAGCGCTCGATATACTCACCCGTCTCGCCGCCGATTCGCATGATGAAAATGTGAAAAAGCACTCGCTCCGGGCCTTGCGCTTTGTGATTCAGCCTGCTGTCGATTCGGATACGTTTACGGCCGCGCTCAGCGAACGTGGCATCAAGGAATCCGACCTCGATCAGGCAGAACCATTCGATACCGGCGACAACCGGTCTTCTTTTACCCTCGATACCGGGCCGGAAACGCAATCCGTACCCCCGCCACAGGGAATGGAAACCGTTCTCAGAATAGGGCTTCTTGCCCCGCTCACCGGTGTTTACTCGCAGCAGGGCGAACTCCTCCTGAAGGGTGTGAAAGCGGCATTCGATGAA
This window contains:
- a CDS encoding bifunctional nuclease family protein, which codes for MIEVFVSGLAYDTLSNAPVVLLKERTGNRFLTIWIGPSEAGAIALELSGVSYKRPLTHDLLKSVLNGLDAIVQKVVVSSLKDNTFYAKFYIKASENAIIEIDARPSDSIAMALKMKAPIYISEELDESMIELSPNAEDPDDEADTFLPLDLKKRLRNINPEDFGDFNL